The DNA segment CCGAGCAATCCGCCAAGATCCAAACCCTGATGCTGGTGGGGCATAACCCGGGCCTGGCCGACCTGATCGCCCGCCTGAGCGGGCAGGCCCATCCCGTTCCACCCGCCACCATGGCATTGCTCGAAGCCCACACCCCGGACTGGCAACTCTCAGGCCAAATCCTCCAGGTCCATGCCGTGCAACAGCCGGGGCTGGAATAGGCGATTTATTGCCCGGCGCTGCGATACCGCCGTCCCGGCATCCGAATCGCCAGGGCGGCCAGCAGGGCAATGCCGGTGGAGACGGCGGCGAGCAGGAAGGTATCGGAGTAGGGCGCGGCAGCCTCGCTGGCGGTATAAAGCGGGTTCAGGCCCGAGCCGGCGGCGGCCTTTCGAAAGGCCAGAAAGGCCCCCACCGTGGCTGCCCCCATGCCCGCGCCCAGAAAGAAGAACAGCTGATAAATCCCCGAACCAATCCCGGCGATATCCTTGGACAGGGCGGTGGAAGCCGCATTGGCATTGGGCGACATCACCCCCGCAAAGCCAATCCCCATGACAAGCAGGCCCGCTGCAATCACCACTGGCGAGGCATCCGCCTGTGCGGAGAGAAACACCAGCCCGGCCAGTACCGCCACCAGACAGCTCATCAACAACCGCCGGGCGCCGAAGCGATCCGACAGCCGGCCCGCCAGCGGCGAAAAAAGGAAAATCGCAAAGGCACTGGGTGCCAAGACCAGCCCGGCTCCCAGGGCCGTGAGTCCGTGCTGCTCAATCATCAACAGGGGAATCAGAAACAGTCCCCCGCCCAGGAAAGCCGCCTGGGCGAACAGCGCCAGAACACAAGCCGCCACAAAGGTCCGGTTTCGAAACAGGGCCGGCGGCGCAAAGGGCCGGGGGGAATAGCGAACATGCCGGGCAAAGGCCAGACCGCTTAACACGGCAATCAATAACGGCCCCCAGGTTTTCGGCGAGGCCAGGCCCGATTGCTCAATACCGGTCACCCCCAGCAAAAACGAACCGGCACTCAGTGAGATGAACAGCCCACCGGCCAAGCCGAAATCCCGCAGCGTGCCCTTGGCCCGTTCACTGGGGTCGGTATCCGGCATATGCCGATAGGCCGCCCCCGCCAGTATCACCAACAGGCCCAGCGTGCCCAGAAACAGCCATTGCCAGCCCCCCAGGCTCACCACCACGCCACCAATAATGGGCCCGGCCGCCGCCCCGATCCCTACACTGGAGACCACCGTGCCAAAGGCCTGCCCGCGCTGTCCTGCTGGAAACAGCCGAGTCACCGAGCCCAGGGCCAGAGCCGGAATCGCCGCCGCCCCCGATGCCTGCAATACCCGTCCGCTCACCAGCACTCCGAAATTGGGGGCCAGGGCGCACAGCAGGGAACCGCAGGCAAACACCGCCAGGGCCACCAGAAACGTCAGCCGCAGGCTCACAAAATCCGTAATCCGCCCGTACAGGGCTGTACCCACCGCAAAGACCAGGGCATAGGCGGTAATAATCCAGCCAATGGCACTGGCCGAGACCCCCAGATCTACCCGGATCTCGGGAATGGCCACATTGATCATGCTGTTATTGAGCACACTGACAAACACCGCCAGCGCCATAATGACCAGCAACGCCTTTCCCCTGGCCCGGCTCGCACCGGCCCCCTGTGTCTGATCATCGCCCGTCATGAAGGCCTCGGCTTGATGGGGCAGAAGACCAAAAGCAGGAAACCATGGCCCGGGCCCCGAAGGATGGAATGCGGTAAAACAAACCCATTTTAGCAGCCAGCTCCCGTAACTCGAAATTCCACCCCAAAACGACTAGGCTTGAACAAGCGCCAAAGAATCACCGCACAAGGAGCCGTGCCATCCAGCCCCAGCCCCCCATACCCGGCCAGCACTCAGCCACCTCCCAAGGGGCTGCGCACCCCGGCAAAACCGCTGCCCAGCACATGGGTGTAAATCTGGGTGGTCTTCACATCCGAGTGCCCCAGCAGCTCCTGAACGGTGCGCAGGTCCGATCCCCGGCGCAGCAACTCCGTGGCAAAGCTATGCCGAAAGGTATGACAACTTGCCGGTTTGCTAATACCGACGGATCGGATCGCTTGCTTCACCACCCGCTGAATCGCACTGGGATGGATGTGGTACCTCACCGCGCAACCATCGTCATCACTGCAGATGGAGCTGGAGGGGAAAAGCCACTGCCACGCAAAGCTGGTGCCCGCATTCGGATATTTTCTCGCCAAGGCAAAAGGAAGGCTGACCGGGATCCGCTTCTCTTGGGGTACCGCTTGGAAGTGCTGGCGCAGATCGGTGATTCGGCACTCGAGCGATATAATCAAGGGTTCCGGCATCAGGGTCGTGCGATCCTTACCCCCCTTACCGTCCCGGACAGTGATAACCCGTCGGGAAAAGTCGAGATCCTTAACGCGGAGCCGGGCACATTCGGTAACCCGCAACCCGGCGCCATACAGCAAGGAAACCATCAAGCGGTAAGGATCCGGTACCTCCCGAATGATGGCCATCGCCTCCTCATGACTCAGCACCACTGGCAGCCGGGCCTGGCGCTTGGCCCGTGTCACGGCGCCAATATCGCCCAATGGCCGATCCAGGACCTTGGCATAAAGAAAGACCAAAGCATTCAGTGCCTGGTTTTGGGTGGCTCCCGCAACATTTCGCTCCGTTGCAAGCCAGGAAAGAAAGGCCCGAACCTCCGGCTCCGCCATCTCATTGGGGTGCCGCATATTGTGAAAACGAATGAAAAAGCGGATCCAGTACCAGTAAGTTTTCTCGGTCCGGCGGCTGTACCGCCGCAAGCGAATCACACGCCGAACCTGCTCCCTCAACCGCGGTTTCCCGTCCCTGTGACTCATGCGAACCTCCCTATCCACTCGAAAGCTGTATGGATATACAGTATTATTGGCGGAGACAGGAGCTGCAGTCAAGCGAATACAGGGGATGAGGGTATGCGCGGTGTTAAGCGATTGAAATCTGGAGAAATTAAGCCGTGACCTCCCAAGAATCACTGGAAAGTTATACTGCAGGCAAGTTCATTCAATATCCTTGCCTGCAATCTAATCACTGTTAAACGGGCCAGCGAGATCGGGCGGTTTCGGTAGCGCCAAGAGGTCGGGATTGGACGTAGGCGCTTTGTGGAAAGCGCCCAGAAAGGCACGGGAATTTGCCCCCGGATGTGTTATGCGCGATGCAATCACAACTGGTTTGATATTCGCTTTGATGCTGATATTGGGGCCCGTGGATCCGCAGTGGTATCACTGGCTGGGCGTCGTCGGGCTATCCATTCTCGTATTCTTCGTAGGGGATACAGGGCCCGGAGGTGGTGGAGGGGCCGGCGGCGGCGATGGTGGCGGAGGTGGGTGTTAGC comes from the Natronospira proteinivora genome and includes:
- a CDS encoding integron integrase: MSHRDGKPRLREQVRRVIRLRRYSRRTEKTYWYWIRFFIRFHNMRHPNEMAEPEVRAFLSWLATERNVAGATQNQALNALVFLYAKVLDRPLGDIGAVTRAKRQARLPVVLSHEEAMAIIREVPDPYRLMVSLLYGAGLRVTECARLRVKDLDFSRRVITVRDGKGGKDRTTLMPEPLIISLECRITDLRQHFQAVPQEKRIPVSLPFALARKYPNAGTSFAWQWLFPSSSICSDDDGCAVRYHIHPSAIQRVVKQAIRSVGISKPASCHTFRHSFATELLRRGSDLRTVQELLGHSDVKTTQIYTHVLGSGFAGVRSPLGGG
- a CDS encoding MFS transporter, translated to MTGDDQTQGAGASRARGKALLVIMALAVFVSVLNNSMINVAIPEIRVDLGVSASAIGWIITAYALVFAVGTALYGRITDFVSLRLTFLVALAVFACGSLLCALAPNFGVLVSGRVLQASGAAAIPALALGSVTRLFPAGQRGQAFGTVVSSVGIGAAAGPIIGGVVVSLGGWQWLFLGTLGLLVILAGAAYRHMPDTDPSERAKGTLRDFGLAGGLFISLSAGSFLLGVTGIEQSGLASPKTWGPLLIAVLSGLAFARHVRYSPRPFAPPALFRNRTFVAACVLALFAQAAFLGGGLFLIPLLMIEQHGLTALGAGLVLAPSAFAIFLFSPLAGRLSDRFGARRLLMSCLVAVLAGLVFLSAQADASPVVIAAGLLVMGIGFAGVMSPNANAASTALSKDIAGIGSGIYQLFFFLGAGMGAATVGAFLAFRKAAAGSGLNPLYTASEAAAPYSDTFLLAAVSTGIALLAALAIRMPGRRYRSAGQ